Part of the Bifidobacterium sp. ESL0775 genome is shown below.
GAGTCCCCGTTTGGACGGCCTCGATCTTGAGCTTCCATTGCGGCGGTTCCTCTTCGCCGCTCAACACCCAAGCGGCCTGGCGCGCGGCCCCGATGGCAACATACTCGTCTTCGACCGGAATACTGACAGGCATCTCCAAAATCGCCGGCGCCAAAATCCGCACCGCCTTCGATTTAGCCCCTCCACCAATCAGAAGGATTCTGGTGATCCCGCCATCGAACTGCTTGATGAGCTCCAAACAATCGCGAACCGAACAGAGCAATGCCTCGACGAACGCCCTCGCCACGTTTTCAGGCGTCGTGTTGGAAAGGGTCATACCCGACAAAGCGGCGTTGGCATTGGGCCGAATCGGAATGTACTCGCCATCGAAATAGGGCAAAAGCGTCAAACCTTCCGCCCCCGGCACGCTGGAGAGCGCCAACGACGACAATTCCTCATAGCCAACCGACAACAGCTTGCAGCCAGCGTCAAGGACGCGAGAGCCGTTCAGCGTCCCGGCTTCGGGCAGATAATGCCCGGTGCACTCAGCGTATCCGGCAAGCATTCCAGTGGGATCATACACAGGTTCCGGAGCTATCGCCTCGGCGACGGCGGAAGTTCCCAGCGAAATGCTCGCGTCACCCGCCACCATGTTCAGGCCGAATGCGGCGATCTCGTTGTCCCCGCCTCCCGGGCCGATGAGGCAACCACCGTCGATGGCGGAGCCAGCCACCTCTGCCGATGCCTTGAACGGTGAGGCCTCCCTGGGCCCCAGCACCTTGGGCAGGATGACGTCATGCCTTCCCAGCGCCATATCGATAAAGTCATACAAATATTCATTATTCGCGGCATCGAAATATCCCGTGCCGGAAGCCTCGGAACGATCGGTGCACAGAGCGTCGAGATGCGCGTCCTCGCCGTCATCCACGGGGCCAAATCCCGCGATTCTCCAGCTGAGCCAATCGTGCGGCAAGCAGATGGCCGCGATGCGTTTGGCGTTCTCCGGCTCGTGCTCGGCCACCCAGGCAAGCTTCGGGATGGTGAAACAAGTAACGGGCGCCGACCCAATGGCATGGACCCAGCGCTGCTTGCCCCGTTTCATGATTTCGGAATCCTCAGGATTCCCGGAATCCTCGCTCGCGCCCATCGGAGTGCGCCAAGGACCTTTCGGAAGATGATTCAAGTCGTCGACGGCGCCAAAAAGCCGGATCATCTCATCCGATTGCGGCGTGCAACGTGTGTCATCCCATAGAATGGCGTCACGGATAACCCGTCCGTTCCGGTCAAGTAGCACAAGGCCATGTTGCTGGCCGCCAACGGAAATCGCCGAGACGTCATCAAGCCCGCCGGCTTCCTTGCAAGCCTTCAAAAACGCCTGCCACCAGTATTCCGGGTCGACGCTGGTGCCAACAGGGTGTTTCGCCTTGCCAAATCGGACAAGTTCACCGGTGGCGGCGTCAGTCACGCGCACTTTTGTCGATTGCGTCGAAGTATCGACTCCGGCGACCAGTTTCCTGCCTTGGCTGTCGGTTGAATTTCCTACCATGCTTCCTCGATTCCTGACTACGCCATCAGTTTCTGACTACGCCATCGTTGCGGCGATTTTCGCTTCCGCCTTCCAGCAAAACCGCCAACTCAATTATTCCAGATTCGCATGCCTGGCAAACATCGTTTCTGTCGTCTCCCCAAGCTGGGACATAAGGATGAGGACCAGGGCGTCAAAAGTAAGCCAGCAAAGCTGCTCAAAAAGCGTGCCCATGGGCTGCCGCGAATCTACTGTTCCATCACGAGAATCCGGGCGCTTGGCGCTTCCGGGGATCTTCACGACGATATCGGACAATTCGCCGATGGGCGCTTGCGGCGCCATCGTAAGAGTCGCCACCTCAACTCCAAGCTGCTTGCATTTCTGCGCCATCGCCAACGAAACCGTTGTCGTGCCGGAG
Proteins encoded:
- a CDS encoding FGGY family carbohydrate kinase, with translation MVGNSTDSQGRKLVAGVDTSTQSTKVRVTDAATGELVRFGKAKHPVGTSVDPEYWWQAFLKACKEAGGLDDVSAISVGGQQHGLVLLDRNGRVIRDAILWDDTRCTPQSDEMIRLFGAVDDLNHLPKGPWRTPMGASEDSGNPEDSEIMKRGKQRWVHAIGSAPVTCFTIPKLAWVAEHEPENAKRIAAICLPHDWLSWRIAGFGPVDDGEDAHLDALCTDRSEASGTGYFDAANNEYLYDFIDMALGRHDVILPKVLGPREASPFKASAEVAGSAIDGGCLIGPGGGDNEIAAFGLNMVAGDASISLGTSAVAEAIAPEPVYDPTGMLAGYAECTGHYLPEAGTLNGSRVLDAGCKLLSVGYEELSSLALSSVPGAEGLTLLPYFDGEYIPIRPNANAALSGMTLSNTTPENVARAFVEALLCSVRDCLELIKQFDGGITRILLIGGGAKSKAVRILAPAILEMPVSIPVEDEYVAIGAARQAAWVLSGEEEPPQWKLKIEAVQTGTPTPEVYENYAKVRGDM
- the hxlB gene encoding 6-phospho-3-hexuloisomerase, translated to MNKELELIVGEINRYYVQIDDESLKALARAIVAAKRVFVAGSGRSGFAAQAFSNRLMHLGKIAYFVGEPTTPSIQKNDLLIICSGSGTTTVSLAMAQKCKQLGVEVATLTMAPQAPIGELSDIVVKIPGSAKRPDSRDGTVDSRQPMGTLFEQLCWLTFDALVLILMSQLGETTETMFARHANLE